The following are encoded together in the Arcticibacterium luteifluviistationis genome:
- a CDS encoding M1 family metallopeptidase — MTLLIDFKYMNKLLGSLFFLLTLAGNALAQKNYNASETKYFDLIHTELDVKPDWQTNHLEGQAELTLKPWFYPQEKLILDAKGFDIKKVVLNNQTVDYKYDGIKLEIPLGRPFNSKETIKVNIAYTAKPDELGKIEAFKDLEYKGLYFINTDKTKPQQVWTEGETEYNSCWFPTLDSPNQKHTQRISITIPKNFTTLSNGLLKNSKENPDGTRTDTWVQNIEHSVYLTMIAAGEFKKVTDSTFKAFEVSYYVEPAFEKYAYHIFGRTPEMIKYFEELLQTKYPWQKYAQIAVRDYVSGAMENTTATVHGSGIQKNDNQIVDNNDDGVIAHELFHHWFGDLVTAESWANLPLNEAFADYSEYLWANHKYGKDEGDWLNFTALNQYLDEAEDKQEPVIRYGYADKEDMFDSHSYAKGGRILHMLRNEVGDQAFFESLRLYLDENQFKNAEINNLRLAFESVTGRDLNWFFEQWFLKKGHPRLTVEHSYKSGNLSIEINQTLDSLNDLVYQLPLQVEIGTEEGFTQRSLFLNKKSQTFDFQLEDKPTYVKIDPNGYALAVISQNQSTKELINQFENSKSAIARFKAFKEITSEEASDGNISPNPMFDKTKRSVALKALDDNFWKIRELAIHKFFDYDGDDFLKIEKNLQSVIRIDSRSQVRAAAILAMKNFLNPQNDLLFRNALADTSYTVRAAALEAILINNPSDATSLTAKFENIDDVNIFSAVAGYKALQGKAEDLNWFETKIGQLSSGELYQTMGIFGSYIISADLNTQLASIPFLKDIALNESAWYGRFSAAQALMLLMDMDEAQAALKEVFSAETEERLQQIYSQIPLN, encoded by the coding sequence TATCCATACAGAACTTGACGTTAAGCCAGACTGGCAAACAAACCATTTAGAAGGTCAGGCTGAATTGACGCTAAAGCCTTGGTTTTACCCACAAGAAAAACTAATACTTGATGCCAAAGGTTTTGATATCAAAAAAGTAGTCCTAAACAACCAAACGGTTGATTACAAATACGATGGAATCAAATTAGAAATACCACTTGGTAGACCTTTCAATTCGAAAGAGACTATAAAAGTAAATATTGCCTATACTGCAAAACCAGACGAATTAGGTAAAATAGAAGCCTTTAAAGACTTAGAATATAAGGGATTGTACTTTATCAATACTGACAAGACTAAACCTCAGCAAGTTTGGACTGAAGGTGAGACAGAATATAATTCTTGTTGGTTTCCCACTTTAGATTCTCCTAATCAAAAGCACACGCAAAGAATATCCATTACTATTCCCAAAAACTTTACGACCCTATCAAACGGCCTCTTAAAAAACAGTAAAGAAAACCCAGATGGAACAAGAACAGACACTTGGGTTCAAAATATTGAGCATTCGGTTTATTTGACCATGATAGCCGCTGGAGAGTTCAAAAAAGTTACGGATTCTACCTTTAAGGCTTTTGAAGTTAGTTATTATGTAGAACCTGCTTTTGAAAAATACGCTTATCATATTTTTGGGCGAACACCAGAAATGATAAAGTATTTTGAAGAACTACTTCAAACAAAATACCCTTGGCAAAAATATGCTCAAATAGCTGTAAGAGACTATGTGAGCGGTGCTATGGAAAATACCACAGCCACTGTTCATGGAAGCGGCATTCAAAAAAACGACAATCAAATAGTTGATAATAATGATGACGGCGTAATAGCTCATGAGTTATTTCATCATTGGTTCGGCGACTTAGTAACGGCTGAATCTTGGGCTAATTTACCTTTAAACGAAGCCTTTGCAGATTACTCGGAATACCTCTGGGCAAATCACAAATATGGAAAAGACGAGGGTGATTGGCTAAACTTCACGGCTCTTAATCAATATTTGGATGAGGCCGAAGACAAACAAGAGCCGGTTATTAGATATGGCTATGCTGACAAAGAAGACATGTTTGACAGCCACTCATACGCTAAGGGTGGCCGCATACTTCACATGCTCAGAAATGAAGTAGGAGACCAAGCCTTTTTTGAGTCTTTAAGGCTTTACTTGGATGAAAACCAATTCAAAAATGCTGAAATCAACAATCTAAGGTTAGCTTTTGAAAGTGTCACAGGAAGAGACCTTAATTGGTTCTTTGAACAGTGGTTTCTAAAAAAAGGGCACCCAAGACTAACTGTAGAGCATTCTTATAAATCAGGAAATTTGTCTATTGAAATAAATCAGACTTTAGATTCTTTAAATGACCTAGTTTACCAGCTGCCCCTCCAAGTAGAAATAGGTACGGAAGAAGGATTTACACAAAGAAGTCTTTTTCTCAACAAAAAAAGTCAAACATTCGATTTCCAATTGGAGGACAAGCCTACTTATGTTAAGATTGACCCAAATGGCTATGCACTGGCTGTTATAAGTCAAAACCAAAGTACAAAGGAGCTTATCAATCAATTTGAAAACTCGAAATCTGCCATAGCTAGGTTTAAAGCCTTTAAAGAAATAACATCAGAAGAAGCGTCAGATGGTAATATCTCTCCCAATCCAATGTTTGACAAGACTAAAAGGAGTGTTGCCTTAAAAGCTTTAGACGATAATTTCTGGAAAATCCGTGAGTTGGCAATACACAAGTTTTTCGATTATGATGGTGATGATTTCCTAAAAATAGAAAAGAATTTACAATCAGTAATTAGGATAGATTCGAGGTCTCAGGTTAGAGCGGCGGCTATTTTAGCCATGAAGAATTTTCTCAACCCTCAAAATGACCTTTTATTCAGAAATGCCCTTGCTGACACTTCTTATACAGTAAGAGCGGCAGCTTTAGAAGCTATTTTGATTAATAACCCATCTGATGCGACTTCCTTAACTGCTAAGTTTGAAAATATTGACGACGTTAATATTTTCTCTGCTGTTGCGGGATATAAAGCTTTACAGGGCAAAGCCGAAGATTTAAATTGGTTCGAGACCAAAATAGGACAGCTTTCAAGTGGAGAACTTTATCAAACCATGGGGATTTTTGGTTCTTATATCATAAGTGCTGACTTGAATACTCAGCTAGCCAGTATTCCATTTCTAAAAGATATAGCTTTAAACGAATCTGCATGGTATGGCCGATTTTCGGCCGCACAAGCATTAATGCTACTCATGGATATGGATGAAGCTCAAGCAGCTTTAAAAGAAGTTTTTTCTGCCGAAACCGAAGAACGATTACAACAGATTTATAGTCAAATTCCATTAAACTAG
- a CDS encoding SPASM domain-containing protein, with the protein MNLKDGLNFATKLTLKRVWNGLSILGSYGLSKITKEPNIKGLPLAIGFEPTTSCNLRCPECPSGLRSFTRPTGMLQKELYERAIEELKDTLIYLTFYFQGEPYLHPDFLEMVKFASERKIYTATSTNAHYLTPNVAEKTVKSGIDRMIVSIDGTTQETYQQYRVGGKLDKVLEGTKNLIAAKKRLKSKTPHVIFQFLVVKPNEHQIADVYKLADELGVDEVKLKTAQIYEYENGNELIPTIDKYSRYKDNQDGTFSIKNKLLDHCWKMWHSCVITWDGALVPCCFDKDAEHPMGTLQDNTFKEVWNSPAYTNFRKALISSRSEVEICKNCSEGALV; encoded by the coding sequence ATGAACCTAAAAGACGGCCTAAATTTTGCGACCAAACTCACTCTAAAACGAGTGTGGAATGGCTTGTCAATTTTAGGAAGTTATGGTCTTTCAAAAATCACAAAGGAGCCAAACATTAAAGGATTGCCTTTGGCTATTGGGTTTGAGCCCACTACCAGCTGTAATCTTCGCTGCCCAGAATGCCCAAGTGGATTAAGGTCTTTCACCAGACCTACCGGAATGCTGCAAAAAGAGCTCTACGAAAGGGCGATTGAAGAGCTCAAGGATACCTTAATTTATCTCACCTTTTATTTTCAGGGTGAGCCCTACCTTCACCCAGATTTTTTGGAGATGGTGAAGTTTGCTTCTGAAAGAAAAATATACACAGCCACTTCTACCAATGCTCATTATTTAACACCTAATGTGGCAGAGAAAACCGTCAAGTCTGGTATTGATAGAATGATAGTCTCCATAGACGGCACCACGCAAGAAACCTATCAGCAGTACCGTGTAGGCGGTAAACTTGACAAGGTTTTAGAAGGAACTAAAAACTTAATTGCCGCTAAAAAAAGATTGAAATCTAAAACGCCACATGTCATTTTTCAGTTTTTAGTGGTAAAGCCAAACGAGCATCAAATAGCTGATGTTTACAAACTGGCAGATGAACTTGGAGTTGATGAAGTCAAGCTCAAAACTGCTCAAATATATGAGTATGAAAATGGCAATGAACTGATTCCGACCATAGACAAATACTCTAGGTATAAAGACAATCAAGACGGCACTTTCAGTATCAAAAACAAGCTACTAGACCACTGCTGGAAAATGTGGCATAGCTGCGTTATCACTTGGGACGGAGCCTTAGTACCCTGCTGCTTTGATAAAGATGCTGAGCACCCAATGGGCACTTTACAAGATAATACCTTCAAAGAAGTCTGGAATTCTCCTGCTTACACCAACTTCCGAAAGGCCCTAATTTCTTCTCGTTCGGAGGTGGAAATTTGCAAGAATTGTAGTGAGGGAGCTTTGGTTTAA